A single window of Kwoniella dejecticola CBS 10117 chromosome 8, complete sequence DNA harbors:
- a CDS encoding trimethyllysine dioxygenase: MIRRSAPAVSRALRPGRGRRIIPPVRVLSSSSRRAEDVGSLASARVGRETTSRSSNIPTVNADEEKTKVIWPDGRETTFDNYFLFDHCRCTKCFHGQTKQRLKTLSEISSDIRPASVEVDKSGVHVTWSTSDPHQSTFPLEFLRRAAYDPPLASYRDEKESRILWNSTIAQSPPNVPYDEIMSTEKDGQTSGRATLKVLNKVHDFGFCFVEGVPATGEETKELIEKIAPIRHTHYGGFWQFTADLSHGDLAYSNEGLPAHTDTTYFTDPAGLQIFHLLSHPSPPGTGGTTLLVDGFYTASLLSTLYPTSYSLLSRLALPAHASGTEGTMLRPPLSQPAFRHDEKGQLVQLRWNNEDRGVLGQGWTPDEIKGWYQAARRYDELNRSEDAEYWVQLKPGTLLVMHGRSPFTGSRTMCGAYVGADDWLSRRAALTKKYEIRKKGILDDVWSVGW; encoded by the exons ATGATCAGACGCAGTGCCCCCGCGGTTTCTCGGGCGCTACGCCCAGGACGAGGCCGAAGGATCATACCGCCCGTCCGAGTGCTTAGCAGTTCGAGCCGAAGAGCCGAGGATGTGGGCTCGTTGGCCAGTGCTCGTGTTGGACGAGAGACCACCTCACGATCAAGTAATATTCCGACTGTCAACGCCGACGAGGAGAAAACGAAAGTGATCTGGCCTGATGGGCGGGAGACCACTTT TGATAATTACTTCCTGTTCGACCATTGTCGGTGTACGAAATGCTTCCACGGGCAAACGAAACAACGCCTGAAAACCCTGAGCGAG ATATCCAGCGACATCCGCCCCGCCTCGGTGGAAGTCGACAAATCGGGCGTCCACGTGACATGGTCTACCTCTGACCCCCATCAATCAACGTTCCCTCTTGAATTCCTCAGACGCGCAGCGTACGATCCTCCGCTGGCATCGTACagagacgagaaggagag CCGGATACTGTGGAACTCGACGATAGCGCAATCGCCGCCGAATGTACCGTACGACGAGATCATGAGTACGGAGAAGGACGGGCAAACGAGCGGTAGAGCAACTCTGAAGGTGCTGAACAAAGTG CACGACTTCGGCTTCTGCTTTGTCGAGGGCGTGCCTGCTACCGGCGAAGAGACAAAGGAATTGATCGAGAAAATCGCGCCGATACGGCATACCCact ACGGCGGGTTCTGGCAATTCACCGCGGATCTGAGCCACGGAGACCTCGCATACTCCAACGAAGGCCTCCCCGCTCACACCGATACGACCTACTTCACCGACCCCGCCGGGCTGCAAATCTTCCACTTGCTCTCGCACCCCTCTCCACCTGGAACGGGCGGAACCACCCTACTGGTCGACGGATTCTACACCGCTTCTTTACTCTCCACCCTATACCCCACTTCCTACTCCTTGCTATCCCGTCTCGCCTTGCCGGCTCACGCATCAGGGACAGAGGGCACGATGCTGCGTCCCCCGCTCAGTCAGCCCGCGTTCCGGCACGACGAGAAGGGCCAGCTAGTCCAACTCAGATGGAACAACGAGGACAGGGGTGTACTGGGCCAAGGGTGGACGCCGGACGAAATAAAAGGATGGTATCAGGCTGCGAGGCGGTATGACGAGCTGAACAGGAGTGAAGATGCCGAATACTGGGTCCAGCTAAAGCCGGGGACCCTTCTCG TCATGCATGGTCGATCCCCCTTCACGGGCTCGAGGACGATGTGCGGGGCGTACGTCGGTGCGGACGACTGGCTGTCCCGCCGAGCTGCGCTCACCAAGAAATACGAGATACGCAAGAAGGGGATCCTGGATGACGTCTGGAGTGTGGGGTGGTAA